From the genome of Ptychodera flava strain L36383 chromosome 20, AS_Pfla_20210202, whole genome shotgun sequence, one region includes:
- the LOC139120534 gene encoding uncharacterized protein: MDVPCAQDGEEDTDDPCDESAVSFDDENADGGHEDDEHRYPDVTNNHCTEDEDEECLDYKMGRCMVPVETSCPKHPHILFPSAPNWESCHMNRFRFRTYQQDAGSLPEEQVICHWLMQNTSDICVDSNHQLPSYPATLDTASSIVKTRINKVQYRALLSTHIKEHLEGDAFVKLLVDFAEAYDMTSDYIPSLIQASMTYDMPGVLEDSKPHYRPALLRWVSTFDSYVKSTLQESSLDQVLVKLIDVAAYETNCTVMVEIRESTARKIVLCGNRLQVQSNIEVLSVDGQSLLQVVTSSDNSGNRRTTDVTKVLPQMACEALAIAPHSPFGNTMYKTVYQLFVQSVHCTETDSIQLHVILIKCFVSVQTLQGMSTCPMEGCPRSSYIMYERLPCPDFHSPGFASFLYKTVKAVLLAFKGFEQDGLSEKFLASRR; this comes from the exons ATGGATGTTCCTTGTGCCCAGGACGGTGAAGAGGATACAGACGATCCTTGTGATGAATCTGCAGTgtcattcgatgatgaaaatgccGACGGAGGACACGAAGATGATGAGCACCGCTACCCGGATGTTACTAATAACCATTGCACCGAAGACGAGGACGAGGAATGTCTGGACTACAAAATGGGAAGATGCATGGTACCTGTGGAAACTAGCTGTCCAAAACATCCCCACATACTCTTCCCCTCAGCTCCAAACTGGGAAAGTTGCCACATGAACAGATTTCGCTTCAGGACGTATCAACAAGACGCAGGCAGCTTGCCAGAAGAACAAGTAATCTGCCACTGGCTCATGCAAAATACCTCTGACATATGTGTAGATAGCAACCATCAATTGCCCTCGTATCCAGCCACACTGGATACGGCCTCATCTATCGTTAAGACACGAATAAACAAAGTGCAGTATCGTGCCCTGCTATCAACACATA TCAAAGAACATCTAGAAGGAGACGCTTTTGTGAAGCTTTTGGTAGATTTTGCTGAAGCATACGATATGACCAGCGATTACATACCAAGTCTGATACAGGCTTCTATGACATAT GACATGCCAGGTGTTCTAGAAGACTCCAAGCCGCATTACAGACCAGCTTTGCTGAGATGGGTTTCAACCTTTGATTCCTACGTCAAATCTACCTTACAAGAATCATCCTTGGATCAAGTTTTGGTCAAGCTGATTGACGTCGCAGCGTATGAAACAAACTGTACTGTGATGGTTGA GATCAGAGAGTCTACAGCACGTAAAATAGTATTATGTGGTAACAGACTCCAAGTGCAGAGTAACATTGAAGTGTTGTCGGTGGATGGTCAGAGTTTATTGCAAGTTGTAACATCTTCAGAT AATAGTGGAAATAGAAGAACCACTGATGTTACTAAAGTACTACCTCAGATGGCGTGTGAGGCACTCGCCATAGCTCCACACAGTCCCTTTGGTAATACCATGTACAAGACCGTGTACCAGTTGTTTGTCCAGAGTGTTCATTGTACAGAGACCGACAGCATTCAGTTACACGTTATCCTCATCAAATGCTTTGTGTCAGTTCAAACTCTTCAGGGCATGTCTACATGTCCAATGGAAGGCTGCCCTCGCTCATCTTACATAATGTATGAGAGGTTACCCTGTCCAGACTTCCACAGTCCTGGATTTGCGTCATTTCTTTACAAGACAGTCAAAGCAGTGTTGTTGGCATTCAAGGGATTTGAACAAGATGGACTGAGTGAAAAGTTCCTTGCGTCAAGAAGATAG